One part of the Arthrobacter sp. EM1 genome encodes these proteins:
- the pdxS gene encoding pyridoxal 5'-phosphate synthase lyase subunit PdxS — MNQPLPRATGSSRVKRGMAEMLKGGVIMDVVNVEQALIAEDAGAVAVMALERVPADIRAQGGVSRMSDPDMIEAIIAAVSIPVMAKVRIGHFVEAQVIQTLGVDYIDESEVLTPADYANHIDKWNFTIPFVCGATNLGEALRRINEGAAMIRSKGEAGTGDVSNATTHMRSIRAEIKRLAGMAEDELYVAAKELQAPYELVKEVAATGKLPVVLFTAGGIATPADAAMMMQLGADGVFVGSGIFKSGNPAQRAAAVVKATTFFDDPDEIAKASRGLGEAMVGINVDEIPAPHRLAERGW, encoded by the coding sequence TTGAATCAGCCACTTCCCCGGGCTACGGGCAGCAGCCGCGTCAAGCGCGGTATGGCGGAGATGCTCAAGGGCGGCGTCATTATGGACGTCGTTAACGTCGAGCAGGCTCTCATTGCCGAGGATGCCGGAGCCGTGGCAGTGATGGCGCTGGAACGCGTTCCGGCCGACATCCGCGCCCAGGGCGGTGTGTCCCGCATGTCCGATCCGGACATGATTGAGGCGATCATCGCGGCCGTGTCCATTCCGGTCATGGCGAAGGTCCGGATCGGCCACTTCGTCGAGGCCCAGGTCATCCAGACCCTGGGCGTGGATTACATCGACGAGTCCGAGGTCCTGACCCCGGCGGACTACGCGAACCACATCGACAAGTGGAATTTCACGATTCCCTTCGTCTGCGGTGCCACGAACCTTGGTGAGGCGCTGCGCCGGATCAACGAGGGCGCGGCGATGATCCGGTCCAAGGGTGAGGCCGGCACCGGGGATGTCTCCAACGCCACCACGCACATGCGCTCGATCCGTGCGGAGATCAAGCGGCTCGCCGGGATGGCCGAGGACGAGCTCTACGTCGCGGCCAAGGAACTGCAGGCCCCGTATGAACTGGTGAAGGAAGTGGCCGCCACCGGCAAGCTCCCCGTGGTGCTGTTCACCGCCGGCGGCATCGCCACCCCGGCGGATGCGGCGATGATGATGCAGCTCGGCGCCGACGGTGTCTTCGTTGGCTCCGGTATCTTCAAGTCCGGCAACCCGGCCCAGCGGGCGGCCGCCGTCGTGAAGGCCACTACCTTCTTCGATGACCCGGACGAGATCGCCAAGGCCTCCCGCGGCCTGGGCGAGGCCATGGTCGGAATCAACGTCGACGAAATCCCGGCCCCGCACCGCCTCGCCGAGCGCGGCTGGTAG
- a CDS encoding DEAD/DEAH box helicase, with translation MPENQNNSVDTEITTENSQVDVETSETAAPAAGSAPEFTEAPADHEAPAAAEAAPQTESKPEAASAPAKEDDAEDEGVKFVDLGIDGRVLAALQDVGYEKPSPIQAATIPLLLEGRDVVGLAQTGTGKTAAFAVPALSRLAELHDLNGPSRKTQALVLAPTRELALQVAEAFTSYAKHIDDFTVLPVYGGSAYGPQLNGLRRGAQVVVGTPGRVIDHITKGSLDLSELQYLVLDEADEMLRMGFAEDVEQIFQQTPAGRQVALFSATMPSQIRRLSKQYLNNPAEVQVKSKTTTGANTRQRYLQVMGPHKLDALTRILEVEEFEGVIAFVRTKMATEDLADKLRSRGFQAAAINGDIPQQQRERTVEALRDGKIDILVATDVAARGLDVERVSHVVNYDIPHDTESYVHRIGRTGRAGRSGDAILFMTPREKYLLRSIEKATRQPVEQMHLPTAESVNTLRLGKFAEKITETLASEDVAAFRDLIASYEEEHNVPASEIAAALAVMAQGGQPLLVKELPAAPEFQKRERAKDGFGSRGPTRTLTEGNATYRIAVGRRQRVMPGSIVGAIANEGGISSAQIGGIDIRADHSLVELPADLSADQLKALSRTRIGGELIHLELDNGRKPSGERGGYQGSSSRSGDRGGYSGGGDRGGNFKGNGGFKREFRKTDGERSSADRGGRSFSDRNERGVGTDAARKPRTEGGFKPRNKW, from the coding sequence ATGCCCGAAAATCAGAACAACTCCGTCGACACCGAAATCACCACCGAGAATAGCCAGGTCGACGTCGAGACTTCTGAAACGGCTGCCCCCGCAGCCGGCTCCGCCCCGGAATTCACCGAGGCGCCTGCGGACCACGAAGCTCCGGCCGCCGCCGAAGCCGCACCGCAGACCGAATCTAAGCCCGAAGCCGCATCAGCTCCGGCGAAGGAAGACGACGCCGAAGACGAAGGCGTCAAGTTCGTAGACCTCGGCATTGACGGCCGTGTCCTGGCCGCCCTGCAGGATGTGGGCTACGAGAAGCCTTCGCCGATCCAGGCAGCAACCATTCCGTTGCTGCTCGAAGGCCGCGACGTCGTGGGCCTGGCCCAGACCGGTACCGGTAAGACTGCAGCATTCGCAGTACCGGCGCTGTCCCGCCTGGCCGAGCTCCACGACCTCAACGGCCCGTCCCGCAAGACCCAGGCCCTGGTGCTCGCACCGACCCGTGAGCTCGCGCTCCAGGTTGCCGAAGCGTTCACCTCCTACGCCAAGCACATCGACGATTTCACCGTCCTTCCGGTGTACGGCGGCTCCGCCTACGGCCCCCAGCTCAACGGCCTGCGCCGCGGCGCCCAGGTTGTTGTCGGTACCCCCGGCCGCGTGATCGACCACATCACCAAGGGGTCCCTGGATCTGTCCGAGCTCCAGTACCTCGTGCTGGATGAGGCCGACGAGATGCTCCGCATGGGCTTCGCCGAAGACGTGGAGCAGATCTTCCAGCAGACCCCCGCGGGCCGCCAGGTGGCGCTGTTCTCCGCCACGATGCCGAGCCAGATCCGTCGGCTCTCCAAGCAGTACCTGAACAACCCCGCCGAGGTACAGGTCAAGTCCAAGACCACCACCGGCGCCAACACCCGCCAGCGTTACCTGCAGGTCATGGGCCCGCACAAGCTCGATGCGCTGACCCGCATCCTCGAGGTCGAAGAGTTCGAGGGCGTCATCGCCTTCGTCCGGACCAAGATGGCCACCGAGGACCTCGCCGACAAGCTGCGCTCGCGTGGCTTCCAGGCTGCTGCCATCAATGGTGACATCCCGCAGCAGCAGCGTGAGCGAACTGTCGAGGCCCTGCGTGACGGCAAGATCGACATCCTCGTCGCCACCGACGTCGCGGCCCGCGGCCTTGACGTTGAGCGCGTCAGCCACGTGGTCAACTACGACATCCCGCACGACACCGAGTCCTATGTGCACCGCATCGGCCGTACCGGCCGTGCAGGGCGTTCCGGCGACGCGATCCTCTTTATGACCCCGCGGGAGAAGTACTTGCTCCGGTCCATTGAGAAGGCGACCCGCCAGCCGGTGGAGCAGATGCACCTGCCCACCGCCGAATCGGTCAACACCCTGCGCCTTGGCAAGTTCGCGGAGAAGATCACCGAAACCCTCGCCTCCGAGGATGTTGCGGCGTTCCGCGACCTCATCGCTTCCTATGAGGAAGAGCACAACGTTCCGGCGTCGGAGATCGCTGCCGCACTGGCCGTGATGGCTCAGGGCGGCCAGCCTCTCCTGGTCAAGGAACTGCCGGCAGCCCCGGAATTCCAGAAGCGTGAACGCGCCAAGGATGGCTTCGGCTCCCGTGGCCCGACCCGCACCCTGACCGAGGGCAACGCCACCTACCGGATCGCCGTCGGACGCCGCCAGCGCGTGATGCCGGGTTCCATTGTTGGCGCCATTGCCAACGAAGGCGGCATCTCCTCGGCCCAGATCGGCGGCATCGACATCCGTGCGGACCACTCCCTCGTGGAGCTCCCGGCGGACCTCAGCGCCGACCAGCTCAAGGCGCTGTCCCGCACCCGGATCGGCGGCGAACTGATCCACCTCGAACTGGACAACGGACGCAAGCCCTCCGGCGAGCGTGGCGGCTACCAGGGCAGCAGCAGCCGTAGTGGCGACCGCGGCGGTTACTCCGGCGGCGGCGACCGCGGGGGGAACTTCAAGGGTAACGGCGGCTTCAAGCGCGAATTCCGCAAGACCGACGGCGAGCGGTCCTCCGCGGACCGTGGCGGACGTTCCTTCAGCGACCGCAACGAGCGCGGCGTCGGCACCGACGCCGCGCGCAAGCCGCGCACCGAGGGCGGCTTCAAGCCCCGCAACAAGTGGTAG
- a CDS encoding MOSC domain-containing protein: MDTASVFAVCRVHQLLNDTGSVGVTAIDKRPVAGPVKVHRLGLRGDIQASRIHHGGEDQALYAYSQDDADYWAAELGRELPPGTFGENLRVAGVSATNAVIGERWKIGLDVEVEVTSPRTPCATFQRRMQEPHWAKRFGDAGRVGTYLRVVRVGSIQAGDHIHRIFVPSHGVTIGKWFSEPAFEDMEALRDADADGEIRLQPEYHGEFEKLQLRLRA, from the coding sequence ATGGACACCGCCTCTGTTTTCGCCGTCTGCCGCGTGCACCAGTTGCTGAACGACACCGGAAGCGTGGGCGTGACAGCCATCGACAAACGGCCGGTGGCCGGGCCGGTCAAGGTGCACAGGCTTGGACTGCGCGGTGACATCCAGGCCAGCCGGATCCATCACGGCGGCGAAGACCAGGCGCTCTATGCCTACTCCCAGGACGACGCCGACTACTGGGCAGCGGAGCTCGGCCGCGAACTGCCGCCCGGGACCTTTGGTGAGAACCTGCGCGTCGCCGGCGTCAGCGCAACCAACGCCGTCATTGGGGAACGCTGGAAGATCGGACTCGACGTCGAAGTTGAAGTAACTTCTCCGCGCACGCCCTGCGCCACGTTCCAGCGCCGCATGCAAGAGCCGCACTGGGCCAAGCGGTTCGGCGATGCCGGGCGGGTGGGAACGTATCTGCGGGTAGTGCGCGTCGGCAGCATCCAGGCAGGGGACCACATCCACCGGATCTTCGTTCCCAGCCACGGGGTGACGATCGGTAAATGGTTCAGCGAGCCGGCATTCGAGGATATGGAGGCCCTGCGTGACGCCGACGCCGACGGTGAGATCCGCCTCCAGCCTGAGTACCACGGGGAATTCGAGAAGCTGCAGCTCCGTCTCCGGGCGTAG
- a CDS encoding glycosyltransferase 87 family protein, which translates to MTTTTATSSTTRGWLATAAGALAVGLALVVLYSAYIPLMNDFEVYFYGGSRVLQTGEIGVNELYAARDGLPFTYPPFAALLFAAMATLGQGGGSLLFTCTALLGAAVLAAWLARHYFRPGNWRNAFADWRFRTMALAGTAAILLLGPWRDTFDFGQINIILMGLILADFALYGKARAGHIRWPAGLLIGMAAGIKLTPLAFGLYFLVRRDFKALAWMAAGFFGSIGLAWAVLPTASLTFWTKILPDTGRIGGPAYVDNLSVKGLLLHLGLPDSGVTSVLWLVLALALAAITALVITRAVAADENLVAVSATAVLMLLVSPVSWSHHWVWMAVALPGMGFAIRRVPSRNGRMRRAGWIIVAFSALSFYLTPKYLSVLAGAAEWGKDPQTQWQLIVASLGVLCGIAILIYWALAYRPSRTVLHPQAAPGA; encoded by the coding sequence GTGACCACCACCACTGCCACGTCCTCAACCACCCGCGGCTGGCTCGCGACGGCGGCCGGCGCGCTCGCCGTCGGCCTCGCGCTGGTGGTGCTGTATTCGGCGTATATTCCGCTGATGAATGACTTTGAGGTTTACTTCTACGGCGGCAGCCGGGTGCTGCAGACCGGGGAAATCGGCGTCAACGAGCTGTACGCGGCGCGGGACGGGCTGCCGTTCACGTACCCGCCATTCGCGGCGCTGCTGTTCGCGGCCATGGCGACACTGGGCCAGGGCGGCGGGAGTCTCTTGTTCACCTGCACGGCACTGCTGGGCGCCGCTGTCTTGGCCGCCTGGCTGGCGCGGCACTACTTCCGCCCCGGCAACTGGCGGAACGCATTCGCGGACTGGCGTTTCCGGACAATGGCCCTGGCCGGCACGGCAGCGATCCTGCTGTTGGGGCCCTGGCGGGACACTTTCGACTTTGGCCAGATCAACATCATTCTGATGGGTCTGATCCTGGCCGACTTCGCGCTCTACGGCAAAGCCCGTGCCGGGCATATCCGCTGGCCCGCCGGCTTGCTGATCGGCATGGCTGCGGGCATCAAGCTGACTCCGCTCGCGTTCGGGCTCTACTTCCTGGTCCGCCGCGATTTCAAAGCCCTCGCCTGGATGGCGGCCGGCTTCTTCGGTTCCATCGGCCTCGCCTGGGCCGTGCTGCCGACGGCCTCGCTCACCTTTTGGACCAAGATCCTGCCTGACACCGGTCGAATCGGTGGGCCCGCATACGTGGACAATCTTTCGGTCAAGGGCTTGCTGCTGCACCTGGGGCTGCCGGATTCCGGCGTGACCAGCGTGTTGTGGCTGGTGCTGGCCCTGGCACTGGCTGCGATCACAGCACTTGTGATCACGCGGGCCGTGGCCGCGGACGAAAACCTGGTCGCCGTCTCGGCAACCGCCGTGCTGATGCTCCTGGTCAGCCCGGTTTCCTGGTCCCACCACTGGGTATGGATGGCTGTCGCCCTGCCCGGCATGGGCTTCGCGATCCGGCGGGTGCCATCCAGGAACGGGCGGATGCGCCGTGCGGGCTGGATCATCGTTGCGTTCTCCGCGCTTTCTTTTTACCTGACGCCCAAGTACCTCTCGGTCTTGGCGGGCGCAGCGGAGTGGGGTAAGGACCCGCAGACCCAGTGGCAGCTGATCGTGGCCAGCCTCGGGGTGCTCTGCGGCATCGCCATTCTGATCTACTGGGCGCTGGCGTACCGGCCTTCCCGGACGGTGCTGCACCCGCAGGCTGCCCCGGGGGCGTAG
- a CDS encoding cystathionine gamma-synthase, which translates to MSLPANSSSKNPGFNTRAVHAGQAFEPRTGAVVPPVHFSSTYAQDGIGGLRSGYEYGRGTNPTRDSLQEQLAALEGGSAAFSFSSGLAAEDSMIRALTRPGDHIVLGNDAYGGTYRLISRVLGEWGIGNTPVDMSSLDAVATAVAAHKTRLVWVETPSNPMMKITDIAALAKVAHDAGALLVVDNTFASPYLQNPLGLGADIVVHSTTKYIGGHSDVVGGAIIVNDADLAEKIGFVQFAVGAVSGPMDAFLTTRGLKTLGVRMDRHSDNAQAVAEWLLQRPEVEAVLYPGLPSHPGHELARRQMKKFGGMISVQFKGGEAAARKVAESTSVFTLAESLGGIESLVNYPSEMTHASVKGTELAVPVNLIRLSCGIEDVEDLIADLEQAFSQIASQTGGSGS; encoded by the coding sequence ATGTCTTTGCCAGCCAACTCCTCCTCAAAGAACCCAGGCTTCAACACCCGCGCCGTGCACGCTGGCCAGGCGTTCGAGCCGCGGACCGGCGCCGTTGTGCCGCCCGTGCACTTCTCCTCCACCTACGCCCAGGACGGGATCGGCGGTCTACGGTCCGGCTACGAGTACGGGCGCGGAACCAACCCCACCCGGGATTCACTGCAGGAACAGCTCGCCGCGCTGGAAGGCGGCTCCGCTGCCTTCTCCTTCAGCTCCGGTCTGGCCGCCGAGGACTCCATGATCCGTGCGCTGACCCGCCCCGGCGACCACATTGTGCTGGGCAACGACGCTTACGGCGGCACCTACCGGCTGATCAGCCGGGTTCTGGGGGAGTGGGGAATTGGCAACACTCCGGTGGACATGTCCAGTCTTGACGCCGTGGCGACGGCCGTGGCGGCCCACAAAACCCGGCTCGTGTGGGTGGAGACGCCGTCGAACCCGATGATGAAGATCACCGACATCGCGGCGCTCGCCAAGGTGGCGCACGACGCCGGAGCCCTCCTGGTAGTGGACAACACCTTCGCCTCGCCGTACCTGCAGAACCCGCTGGGCCTCGGCGCCGACATTGTGGTGCATTCCACTACCAAGTACATCGGCGGGCACTCGGACGTTGTCGGCGGTGCCATCATCGTCAACGACGCGGACCTGGCCGAGAAGATCGGCTTTGTGCAGTTTGCCGTCGGCGCCGTCTCCGGCCCGATGGATGCTTTCCTCACCACCCGCGGGCTCAAGACCCTCGGCGTCCGGATGGACCGGCACAGCGACAACGCCCAGGCCGTGGCCGAGTGGCTGCTGCAGCGCCCCGAAGTGGAAGCCGTACTCTACCCGGGACTGCCCTCACACCCCGGCCACGAGCTCGCCCGGAGGCAGATGAAGAAGTTCGGCGGCATGATCTCCGTGCAGTTCAAGGGCGGCGAGGCGGCGGCGCGCAAGGTGGCCGAGTCGACTTCCGTGTTCACCCTCGCGGAGTCCCTCGGCGGCATCGAATCGCTGGTGAATTACCCGTCGGAAATGACCCATGCCTCGGTCAAGGGCACCGAATTGGCCGTCCCCGTCAACCTGATTCGGCTCTCCTGCGGCATCGAGGATGTTGAGGACCTGATCGCTGACCTGGAGCAGGCTTTCTCACAGATTGCGTCCCAGACCGGCGGGTCAGGCAGCTAA
- a CDS encoding cystathionine beta-synthase has translation MKYAQSVLDLIGNTPLVKLHHVTDGIGATVLVKLEYLNPGGSIKDRIAVKMIEEAERTGKLLPGGTIVEPTSGNTGVGLALVAQQKGYRCIFVVPDKVGEDKRAVLRAYGAEVVVTPTAVAPDSPHSYYGVSDRLVTEIPGAYKPDQFSNPAAPASHYESTGPEIWADTDGRITHCVIGAGTGGTITGTGRYLKDVSAGRAAADGGVVKIIGADPAGSVYSGGTGRPYFVEGVGEDMWPANYDKTVADAVIAVSDADSFEMTRRLAREEGLLVGGSSGMAVVAALQVARDLPDDAVVVVVLPDSGRGYLAKIFNDQWMRSYGFLAGGDEASVGEVLKSKTGELPDLVHIHPTESVRDVINIMNEYGVSHIPVLSQEPPVVMGEVLGAVDERTLTAKLFRGEAKLSDKISEHMEARLPVIGSLESISTARDLLSGADTLMVTFVGAPVGILTRHDLLAYLSN, from the coding sequence ATGAAGTACGCCCAGTCCGTTCTGGACCTCATCGGCAATACGCCGCTCGTCAAGCTGCACCACGTTACCGACGGCATCGGGGCCACGGTCCTGGTGAAGCTGGAATACCTGAACCCCGGCGGTTCCATCAAGGACCGCATCGCGGTGAAGATGATCGAGGAGGCCGAACGCACCGGCAAGCTCCTGCCCGGCGGCACCATCGTGGAACCCACCTCCGGCAACACCGGTGTGGGACTGGCCCTCGTAGCCCAGCAGAAGGGCTACCGGTGCATTTTTGTCGTGCCGGACAAGGTCGGCGAGGACAAGCGCGCCGTCCTCCGGGCCTACGGCGCCGAGGTTGTGGTGACTCCCACCGCCGTCGCCCCTGACAGCCCGCACAGCTACTACGGCGTCTCGGACCGGCTGGTGACCGAAATCCCCGGCGCCTATAAGCCCGATCAGTTTTCCAACCCGGCCGCCCCGGCCAGCCACTACGAATCGACCGGCCCGGAAATCTGGGCCGACACGGACGGCCGGATCACGCACTGTGTGATTGGTGCCGGTACCGGCGGCACCATCACCGGTACCGGCCGGTACCTCAAGGACGTCTCGGCCGGCCGGGCGGCGGCCGACGGCGGGGTGGTCAAGATCATCGGCGCTGATCCGGCAGGTTCGGTCTACTCCGGCGGCACCGGACGGCCGTACTTCGTCGAGGGTGTCGGTGAGGACATGTGGCCCGCCAACTATGACAAAACCGTCGCCGACGCCGTCATCGCCGTGAGCGATGCCGACTCATTTGAGATGACCCGCCGGCTGGCCCGGGAAGAAGGCCTGCTGGTGGGCGGGTCCTCCGGCATGGCAGTCGTGGCCGCGCTGCAGGTCGCCAGGGACCTGCCCGATGACGCCGTCGTTGTGGTGGTCCTGCCGGACTCCGGCCGCGGTTACCTAGCCAAGATCTTCAACGACCAGTGGATGCGCTCGTACGGCTTCCTCGCCGGCGGGGACGAAGCGTCGGTGGGCGAGGTCCTCAAGTCCAAGACCGGCGAGCTGCCGGACCTTGTGCATATCCACCCCACCGAAAGCGTCCGCGACGTTATCAACATCATGAATGAGTACGGCGTCTCGCACATCCCGGTGCTCTCCCAGGAGCCGCCGGTCGTGATGGGCGAGGTGCTGGGGGCGGTTGACGAACGCACCTTGACCGCGAAGCTCTTCCGGGGCGAAGCCAAGCTCTCCGACAAGATTTCCGAACACATGGAGGCCCGGCTGCCGGTCATCGGCTCGCTGGAATCCATCTCGACCGCCCGCGATCTCCTCTCCGGCGCCGACACCCTGATGGTGACGTTCGTCGGCGCTCCGGTGGGGATCCTGACCCGCCACGACCTGCTCGCCTACCTCAGCAACTGA
- a CDS encoding SLC13 family permease — translation MRWPRELNDHLLPAGMLAAGTAVLLTGLLPWPAFEALAARTVPVLAFVVAMSLVTEMVDDAGLFRVVTERLAVLGRGRVFLLWLLVIGLATVSTVFLSLDTTAVLVTPVVVLLAIHARIPPLPFALTTVWLANTASLLLPVSNLTNLLAQDRLKLSPAAFAGLVWAPALVGILVPIGLLWLAFRKDLAGRYIPQPAGKARDRLLLYLASGVMVLLLPALVSGVPVQLPAITAAAVLLGLFLWRRRAALRWSMIPWRPLSLTAGLFMVVEALHAQGLTRFLSGIAGSGEGLPALLQLAGIGVGLANAANNLPAYLALEPAGDSPVRLAALLLGVNLGPLVTPWASLATLLWHERLRTLNVEIRWGGFAVAGLAAVVLTVPLAVVALWLTTGMH, via the coding sequence ATGCGCTGGCCCAGGGAATTGAACGACCATCTGCTCCCCGCCGGCATGCTGGCCGCGGGCACCGCCGTGCTACTCACCGGATTGTTGCCCTGGCCCGCGTTCGAGGCCCTGGCCGCCCGCACCGTCCCGGTGCTGGCCTTTGTGGTAGCCATGTCCCTCGTGACCGAAATGGTTGACGACGCCGGCCTGTTCCGGGTCGTGACGGAGCGGCTTGCGGTGCTGGGCCGGGGGCGGGTCTTCCTGCTGTGGCTGCTGGTGATCGGCCTGGCCACCGTCTCCACAGTGTTCCTGTCCCTGGATACAACTGCCGTGCTCGTGACCCCGGTCGTTGTGCTGCTGGCCATCCACGCCCGGATCCCGCCGCTGCCGTTTGCGCTGACAACGGTCTGGTTGGCCAACACCGCATCGCTGTTGCTGCCGGTGTCGAACCTGACGAATCTGCTGGCCCAGGACCGGCTGAAGCTCAGCCCGGCCGCCTTTGCCGGCCTCGTCTGGGCGCCGGCGCTGGTGGGGATCCTGGTCCCGATCGGGTTGCTGTGGCTGGCGTTCCGGAAGGACCTGGCCGGCCGCTACATTCCACAGCCAGCCGGCAAGGCACGGGACAGGCTTTTGCTGTACTTGGCGTCGGGGGTGATGGTGCTGCTGCTGCCCGCCCTCGTCTCCGGCGTTCCCGTGCAGCTCCCGGCGATCACGGCGGCGGCGGTCCTGCTGGGCCTCTTTCTCTGGCGCCGTCGCGCGGCGCTGCGCTGGTCCATGATCCCCTGGCGGCCGCTTAGCCTCACCGCCGGGCTGTTTATGGTGGTCGAAGCCCTGCACGCCCAAGGCCTCACGCGGTTCCTGTCCGGAATCGCCGGGTCAGGCGAGGGTCTTCCGGCGCTGCTGCAGCTCGCGGGAATCGGCGTTGGGTTGGCGAACGCGGCGAACAACCTGCCGGCCTACCTGGCGCTGGAACCGGCAGGCGACTCGCCGGTGCGGCTCGCGGCCCTGCTCCTCGGGGTGAACCTCGGCCCGCTGGTAACCCCGTGGGCGTCCCTGGCCACTCTCCTCTGGCACGAACGGCTGCGCACCCTCAACGTCGAGATCCGCTGGGGCGGGTTCGCGGTCGCAGGCCTCGCCGCCGTCGTCCTCACCGTGCCC